One segment of Gemmatimonadota bacterium DNA contains the following:
- a CDS encoding phytanoyl-CoA dioxygenase family protein, translated as MAEIKPTMTDDDVMDFVAKGYVVLDEMVDPDYNERCRNLQQGPAKETVGSPDFIREVLLHPRLAGVIRSLLGPNFLMPTGGHHHLIDQPVSGQDWHSDGISGLGYEINELQCYYYPQDVNIEDGPTMILPGSHCRAVNRDALAHYGDLMGQLSLVVKAGTVAITRYGIWHRAGPKLNHKPRSMIKFSYFRNSEPRRRDWLIDSEEIPAYRDRPAAPYTSGVESYRDLRRRIHTWNWLCGLSEEESMAHDRWRPAYETGTQPVEEVVL; from the coding sequence ATGGCGGAGATCAAACCGACGATGACCGATGACGACGTGATGGATTTCGTGGCAAAGGGCTATGTCGTGCTCGACGAGATGGTGGATCCCGATTACAACGAGCGGTGCCGCAACTTGCAACAAGGCCCCGCGAAGGAAACGGTCGGTTCACCCGATTTCATCCGCGAAGTGCTGCTCCATCCCCGGTTGGCGGGCGTAATTCGTTCGCTCCTTGGTCCCAACTTCCTTATGCCGACGGGGGGACATCACCATCTCATAGACCAGCCGGTCTCGGGACAGGACTGGCATTCGGACGGCATATCAGGACTCGGCTACGAGATCAACGAACTCCAGTGCTACTACTATCCGCAGGACGTGAATATCGAGGACGGGCCGACCATGATCCTGCCCGGCTCCCACTGCCGGGCGGTCAATCGCGACGCATTGGCCCACTATGGCGATCTTATGGGGCAACTTTCGCTCGTCGTGAAGGCCGGCACCGTGGCCATTACCCGGTACGGCATCTGGCACCGGGCCGGTCCCAAACTCAATCACAAGCCCCGCAGCATGATCAAGTTCTCCTACTTCCGCAATTCGGAACCGCGACGGCGCGACTGGCTGATCGATTCGGAAGAAATCCCCGCGTACCGGGATCGCCCGGCCGCGCCTTACACGAGCGGGGTGGAATCCTACCGGGACCTGAGGCGCCGCATCCACACCTGGAACTGGCTGTGCGGGCTGAGCGAGGAAGAGTCCATGGCCCACGACCGGTGGCGGCCCGCCTACGAGACCGGCACGCAGCCTGTCGAGGAAGTGGTCCTTTGA